CCGGTCGCCGCGAGCACGTCCGGCCGGCCCGGCAGTGGCCCGAGGATCGGGGCGTTGTCCGGCGTACCGGGGCGCCGGCCCGCGAGCGTCTCGACCAGGTCGTACTCGACCAGCTCGGGCATCAGGTCGACGGCCGCGCGGAGCAGGCGCAGCACCGCGCCGGCGGACACCACCAGGTCGGCGCGCTCCTCGACGGTCGCCCCGACCACCACCTCCCCGCTGTCCCGGGGGACGAGGTAGACGTGCTCACCGTCCGCGTACCCCCGGATCACGTGCCGGAAGCCCGGCGCTCCGCCGCCGGGCGCGCGGAGCCGGAGCACCTGGCCCTTCACCGGGCGGACTGGCAGCCCGGTGAGGGCGGCCGCGCCGCAGCCGGCGGCGACCACCGTGACATCGGCTGCCACGTCGGACAGTCGGCGGACCGCGCCCGGCACCAGCGTCACACCGGCCCGCTCGGCGGCTATCCGCAGCGCCGGCAGCAGGCGCCGGGGATCCACCTGATGATCGGTGGCGGCGAGGGCACCCCCGCGCACCCGGGGGGCCAACGCCGGTTCGCGGTCCCGCAGCTCCGAGGGACGCAGCGGGGTCACCGGCAGGCCGAGCCCCTGCTGGTACCCCCAGAGCCGGCTGGCCTCGGCCAGGTCGTCGGCGGTGAGCCCGACCAGCAGGGTGCCGTCGGTTCGGTAACCGAGGTCGGCGCCGGCAGCGTCGGTCAGTTCGGCGGCGAACGCCGGCCAACGGGCGGCCGAGGCGGTGAGCAGCCCGGTCAACTCGTGTTCGCCGAAGTAGGCCTCGGCGACCGGCGCGAGCATCCCGGCGGCCACGTGTGCCGCGCCCGACCCGGGAGCCGGGTCGTGCACGGCCACCCGCAGCCCCCGCACCGCGCACCGCCACGCGATCGCCAATCCGATGGGCCCCGCCCCCACCACCGCCACGTCGGGAAGGAAGGGGCCCTTCGCGACCCCACCGGCGGCGAAGGAGCTCCCGGTCAACACGTCAGCGCTCCGACCAGTTGGGCGGTGGCGCGGGCGGGGTCGGCGGCCCCGGAGAGCGCGCTGACCACCGCCACCCCGTACGCGCCGGCGGCCCGCAACGCGGGCACGTCCGCCACGGTCACTCCCCCGATCGCGACCACCGGGACGTCCACCGCCCGGGCCACCGCCCGGACGCCGTCGACGCCGATCGCCGTCGGCAGCCCCTCCTTCGTCGTGGTGGGGCGGTACGGCCCCACCCCCAGGTAGCTGGCTCCGGCGGCGACCGACTCTGCGGCGGAGTCCGGGTCCCGTGCGGTGGCGCCCAGGACGGCTGCGGAGCCGAGCACCGCCCGGGCCGCCCCGACCGGCAGGTCGTGCGCGCCCACGTGCCCGCCGTCGGCACCCACCGCCAGGGCCACGTGCAACCGGTCGTTCACCAGGCAGGTCGCCCCGTACCGCGCGCACAGCGCCGAAACCCGGCGGGCCAGGTCGTACGCCTGTCGGTCGGTCGCGTCGTCCGTCACCCGTACCTGGACGACCAGTTCGGTGCGGGCCACCGGCAGGGCGGCCCGAAGCACGGCGAGTGGGTCCTGCCCGCGACGGGTGTCGGTGATCAGATGCAGTCGCCCAAGAGACAGCACGGCAACTCTCCTCCCTGCGCCGGCATTACCCGGATCAGGTTCGACGGTCGGGGGCTCTCAGCCCCCCTCTCAGCCCGGTCCACCGGGCTCCCGTGGGTCACTTGCCTGTCACGGTACGACAGATCTGCGGAGCTGCCAAGACGTACGGGGGCGACAACTCGGCAGCGGAGGGTCGAGAAGGGAGCCACGTCGCTACCGGAGGCGTTGACGAGGCTCCCTGTGGGGTCCGGCGGCTACCGGTCGAGCACCTTACGCAGGGCGGCGAAGTCCTCGTCGGTGGGCTGCCACACGCCGGCCGCCGCGTTGGCGCGGACCTGCTCGGGCGTGGTGGCGCCGGCGATCACCGAGGTCACCCCGGGCTGGGCGGCGAGGCCGCCGATGGCCACCTGCAGCATCGTGAGCCCCCGCTCGGTCGCGTACGCCTCGATCGCCTCGATGGTGTCCCACTCGGCGGCGGCGAACCGCTGCGCGTACCGACCGCCAGTGGCGAGTCGACTGCCGGTCGGTGGCGCCTCGTTGCGCCGGTACTTGCCGGTGAGCAGCCCGTGAGCCAGCGGGAAGAACGGCAGCATGCCGAGGCCGAAACGCTCGCACGCCGGAATCACCTCCGCCTCGACACCACGCTCCAACATGGAGTAGTGGTTCTGCGCGGAGATGAAACGGGTCCGCCCCTGCGAGGTGGCGGTCCAGTCGGCGTCGGCGATCTGCCAGCCGGCGAAGTTGGAGTTGCCCAGGTAACGCACCTTGCCGGCGGTCACCAGGTCGTCCAGGGCAGCGAGCGTCTCGTCGATCGGGGTTGCCTGGTCCGGCTCGTGCATCTGATACAGGTCTATGTGGTCGGTGCCGAGCCGACGCAGCGACGCCTCCACGGCGCGCGCGATGTAGCGCCGGGCGCCCCGGGCGTTGTGGTCCGGTCCGTTCGCCCCGTGCATGTCCTTGCCGAACTTGGTGGCGACGACCACGTCCTCCCGGTGCCCCTTGAGCGCCTGGCCGAGCAGTTCCTCGGAGGCGCCCTGCGGCTCTCCGTAGATGTCGGCGGTGTCGAAGAAGGTGATCCCCGCGTCGAGCCCGGCCTCGACCACGGCGCGGGTGCCACCGAGGTCGAGTTTGCGGCCGAAGTTGTTGCAGCCGATGCCGACCACGGACACCACGAGCCCGGAGTCGCCCAGCCGCCGGTATGTCATCTCAGTCACGAGATCCACCCTATGCTGGTTCCGTGGCGCCCACCCACCGGTCACCGTCACCCGTGCTCACGCGATGTCGGCCCGATGGTGCGGCACCTCACGCCCGAGTGACCGGAATCATCCGACCTCCCAGACCGGTTCGGTGGTCTCCGCCACCTCGCCGTCGCCCCTAAACAGCACGAACCGGTCGAAGGAACGGGTGAACCAGCGGTCGTGGGTCACCGCCACCACGGTGCCGTCGAACGCGGCCAGCCCCGCCTCGAGCGCCTCCGCCGACGCCAGGTCCAGGTTGTCCGTCGGCTCGTCGAGCAGCAGCAGGGTCGCTCCGGACAGTTCCAGCAGCAGCACCAGGAACCGCGCCTGCTGTCCGCCGGAAAGGGTGCCGAAGCGCTGGTCGCCCTGGCCGGACAGGTCGTACCGGGACAACGCCGCCATCGCCGCGTGCCGGTCCATCCCGGCACGGTGCCCGTCACCGCGCCAGAGGATGTCGACCAGCGCCCGGTCCGTCAGCTCCGGCCGGTCGTGGGTCTGCGAGAAGTGCCCCGGGCGGACGCGTGCGCCGAGCCGGGCCGCTCCGTCGTGCCCGACCGGCGCGAGCGCCGTCACGCCGTCGACCGGGCCGTTCGCCGGGTCCGGGTCGGTGCCGCCCCGGGCGAGCAGCCGCAGGAAGTGTGACTTGCCGGTCCCGTTCGCCCCCAGCACCGCAACCCGGTCGCCGTACCAGATCTCCAGGTCGAAGGGGTAGGTCAGGCCGTCGAGCTCCAGCCGCTCGCAGATCACCGCGCGCCGGCCGGTCCGCCCACCGGCCAGGCGCATCCGGATGTCCTGCTCCTTCGGGGGTACGGGCGGCGGACCGGCTTCCTCGAACTTGCGCAGCCGGGTCTGGGCGGCCTGGTAGCGCGAGGCCATCCCGGAGTTGTACGCCGCCTTCTGCTTGTACATCAGCATCAGCTCGCGCAGCTTCTGGTGCTCCTCGTCCCACCGGCGGCGCTGCTCGTCGAGGCGATCATGGCGGGCGACCCTTGCCTCGTGCCAGCTCGCGAAGCCCCCCGGATGCACCCAGGCACCGCCGCCCTCGACCGCGACCACCCGGTCGGCGGTGTGTGCCAGCAGCTCCCGGTCGTGCGAGACGTAGAGCACCGACTTGCCCGACTCGCACAGCCGCGTCTCCAGCCAGCGTTTGCCGGGCACATCGAGGAAGTTGTCCGGCTCGTCCAGGAGCAGCACCTCGTCCGGGCCGCGGAGCAGCAGTTCCAGCGCGAAGCGCTTCTGCTGGCCGCCGGAGAGCGTCCGGACAGGCCGGTCCCGTGCCGCGTCCCACGGCAGGTCGAGCAGGATCGTGGTGACGGTGTCGAAGAGCACCTCGAGGTCGTACCCGCCGGCCTCGCCCCAGACGGCGAGCGCGTCCGCGTACGCAAGCTGGGCCCTGCCGGCGGCGGTGCTGTACTTGCCGCGCACCTCGGCCGCCCGCATGGCCGTCTCGGTCTCGGCGAGTCGGCGGCCGGCGGCGCGCAGCGCCGGCGGGGCGAGCGAGAGCGCCAGGTCCGCGAGCGTCGACTCGTCGCCGACCATGCCGATGAACTGGCGCATCACGCCGAGCCCGCCGGCCCGCGCGATCCCGCCGCGCTGCACCGGAAGGTCGCCGGCGACCATCCGCAGCAGGGTCGTCTTGCCCGCACCGTTCGGCCCGACCAGCGCGACCTTGACGCCCTCGCCGACTCGGAACGAGACGTCAGCGAACAGCTCTCGGCCGTCGGGCAGGGTGTGCCCGACGGCCGCCACGTCCACGTATCCCACGCCGGCATCCTCCCCGAACGCCTGCCGGCAGCCAACCGATTACCGGGTCACCCGCAGCACCCGGTAACCCTTTTGGCTGGCGTGCCGCGCGATGTGCCATCCTTGTTCGGTCAGCCAGCGGTGCAGCGAGTCGCCGCCGAGATGCCGGGCGACCACCAGCCACGCCACCCCTTCCGGGGTGAGCCGGGGCAGCCAGCGCAGCAGCAGTTGGTGCAGCTCGTCCTTGCCGACCCGGATCGGCGGATTGGACCAGATCTCGGCGAAGGTCACACCGGCCGGTACGCCGTCCGGCGCGGCGACCCGCACCCGGTCCGCCGCGCTGATCCGGGCCGCGTTCGCGGCGGTCAGCTCGCGGGCACGCGCGTTGACGTCGACGGCCCAGACCGTGGCCGCCGGCGCCGAGCGGGCGAGCACGCAGGCGATCGGACCGTAGCCGCAGCCGAGGTCGAGCAGGTCTCCTTCGGTGCGTGCCGTCGGCAACTCGGCCTTGCGCAGCAGGACGGCCGTGCCCGGATCGAGCCGGGCGGCGGAGAAGATCCCTCCGGAGGAGGCCAGGGTGTAGTCCCGTCCGGCGACGGTGAACTCGACCTCGCGGGGCGGAGCGGTGCTCGCGGGTTCGGTGGTGAAGTAGTGGTCGCCGGTCACGTACGCGATTCTTTCACCGGCCGGCGACGGCCACGGCGGCACCCCATGTCAGCACAGTTTCCCATTATTACTACCTAAAGGGATAGTTCCTCCTACTCTGGGCGCCATGGTGTATCGGTACGAGTCCGATAAGGATGCACGCGTGGAGTACCCGGAGCCCGGGTCCGACCTGTCAGCGCTCGGTCACGGTCCGCCTCCCCCAATGGGGCCCTCGCCGTCCCGCTTTCCCACCCCGTCAGTACCCAGAGCCACTCAGCGGGCGCTGCCACCCGCCGAGCCGCCCCCCGAGCCAAGCCCCGAGCCGGCCCCTGATCCGGCTCCCGAGCCGGCCCCCGAGCCGATCCCCGCGTCCCGCCCGCAGGTCCACCTCGCGGCCACGCCACCCGCGCCCGCGCCCGGCCGACGTGGCGGCCGGTTGTTACCGCTGCTGGTCGGCGGCGCCGCGGTGCTCGTCCTACTCACGCTCTGCGGGCTCGGCACCGCCGCCCTGTTCGGGCCCGGCGCCAATCCGTTGACCACACGGACCGACCAGCCCGCGGCCGGGGCTGCCACACCGGAGCCGGACGTCCTCGACTCCCGGGACACCGACCAGGCCCCCCTGGCCGCCAAGGAGGTCTTCCCGGACGAGCAGCTCGTCGTCAGCGACGGGAAGCCCTACCAGGTGCTGAGGATTCAGGCCAGCGACAGCTGCGCGGTGGCCGCCAGCGGCGAGGTCGCTGAGCTGCTGATCCGACTCGGGTGCAGCCAGGTCGTCCGGGCGACACTGCGCACCGGGAACGACGACCACCTGGTCACCACCGGCCTGTTCAACCTCACCGACCGGGCCAGCGCCGAGCGCGCCCACGACCGGATCCGCCAGATCCTCGACGAGCGGCAGGGCCGGTTCCGGGGGATGGCCGCCAGCGAGGAGTCGGAGGTGGTCGCCACCGCCCCGGCACGGGTCGGCTGGCAGGTACGCGGCCACTACCTCGCGTACGCCCTGGTGGCCCGAGCCGACGGCCAGTCGGTTCAGGCCGAGGACACGGCGGTTCGCGAGATTCTCTTCGACCTGATCGAACTGCATCTCAACCAGACGGTGCTGGAGCGGCGGGCGGGCGGCGGCGGCGCGAGCCAGCCCACCACCGGAACGGACGACGGCACCGACTCCTAGAACGGCACCAACACCACCGCGCTGAGGCCCGCAGTCGATGCCGACGGCGCGGACCCCCGGCGGGCCACGGTGCGTGCCGTGCCGGTGAGAGCGTTCTGGCTGCTTCCGGCGGAGCAGGGCCACCGGCCGTCATCACCATCGCGGTGTGGACCGGCGGTCAGCCCTCCAGGGGGACGCGCAACCGGCGGGTGAGATCTGCGCGGCGGGCGTACTCGGTCGGGTCCTCGGGGTAGCCGACGGCGATCAGGGAAAGCCCGTGGGCCGGGGCGACCGGCACCTCGTTGGCGCGCTCGCGCCGGGTGAGCAGGGCGGCCGGCCATCGGACCGGCCGTCGGCCGTCCCCGGTCGTCAGCATCGCGCCAACCAGACTGCGCACCATCGCCTGGCAGAACGCGTCGGCCTGCACGGTGGCGACGAGGGTCCCGTCCGGGTCGCGTCGCCAGTCCAGCCGGGTCACCTCGCGCAGCGTGGTGGCGTTCGCTTTCCGCCGGCAGTACGCGGCGAAGTCGTGCTCCCCCACCAGCCCGCCGGCGGCAGCGTTCAGCGCTGCCAGGTCGAGCGTCCTGGGCCAGGCCAGGGTGTCGTGCCGACGCAGTGGCTCGGCACCCCAAGGCGCGTCGGTGACCCGATACTCGTAGCGCCGGTAGGTCGCCGAGAAGCGCGCGTCGAAGTCGCCGACGACCTCCGTCATCGCCCGGACCCGCACGTCGGCCGGGAGCAGCCGGGCGAGCCGGCGCAACAGCGTACCCTCGTGCCGCCACCATACGGTGGCCGGCAGATCGACGTGGCAGACCTGCCCGGTGGCGTGCACGCCGGCGTCGGTGCGGCCCGCCACGGTCAGGCCGGTCGCGGTCCCGGCGCCGAGCACGAGGCCGAGGGTCTGCCCGAGGACCCCGGCGACCGTACGCCGGTCCGGCTGGACGGCCCAGCCGGAAAAGTCGGTGCCGTCGTACGAGACGTCCAGGCGCAGCCGGATGCGCTCGGCCACTGGTACCCCCTCCGCACGGGTCGGGCCCGGCGCCCCCTCAGGGATGCCGGGCCCGACGGTGGCCTGGATCAGGCCTTGCCTTCCTCGGTGGCCAGGTCGCTGTCCTCGCGGGCGGCCTCGGTGTCACCCGACGCCGACACCGGCGCCTCGGCGTCCTGGTCGTCGCCAGCCGACTTCGGGGCCCCCTCGGTGGGAGCGAGGGCCTCCACCTTGTCCTGCTGAGCGGCCTTGCGGGCGGCGGTCTTCTGGTTCGCCTTCGGCTCGGCGACCTGCAACTCCTCGACCAGCTCGATGATCGCCATCGGCGCGGCGTCACCCTTGCGCGGACCGGTCTTCACGATCCGGGTGTAACCACCGTTGCGGTTGGCGTACCGGGGCGCGATCTGGTCGAACAGGGCGTAGACCACGTCCTTGTCCTTGACGACCGCGAGCACCCGACGCCGGGAGGCCAGGTCACCACGCTTGGCCTTGGTGATCAGCTGCTCCGCGAGCGGGCGCAGCCGCCGGGCCTTGGTCTCGGTGGTCTGGATCTTGCCGTGCTGGAACAGCGACGTGGCCAGGTTGGCCAGCATCAACCGCTCGTGCGCCGGGCTGCCGCCGAGGCGGGGACCCTTGGTGGGCGTGGGCATTCTCGGTGCTCCTCGTTAATCCTCAGCCGCGCTTACAGCTGCTCAGTCTCGCGGTAGTCGTCGCTGTCGTAGTCGGCCTCACCGAAGGCGTCCACGACGTGCGCCGGGTCGAAGTTCGGGGCGGAGTCCTTCAGCCCCAGGCCCATCCCGGCGAGCTTCATCTTGACCTCGTCGATCGACTTCTGGCCGAAGTTACGAATGTCGAGGAGGTCGGCCTCGGTACGCCCGATGAGCTCACCAACGCTGTTGATGCCCTCGCGCTTGAGGCAGTTGTAGGAGCGGACGGTCAGGTCCAGCTCCTCGATCGGCAGCGCCAGGTCCGCCGCCAGCTGGGCGTCCTGCGGGGACGGTCCGATGTCGATGCCCTCGGCGGTCTCGTCCAGCTCCCGGGCCAGCCCGAAAAGCTCGACCAGCGTCGAGCCGGCGGACGCCAGCGCGGTGCGCGGGCCCATCGACGGCTTGGTCTCGACGTCGATGATCAGACGGTCGAAGTCGGTCCGTTGCTCGACCCGGGTCGCCTCGACACGGTAGGTCACCTTCAGCACCGGCGAGTAGATCGAGTCGACGGGGATCCGTCCGATCTCGGCGCCCGCCTGCTTGTTCTGCGCCGCCGTCACGTAGCCGCGACCCCGCTCGACGGTCAGCTCCATGTCGAGTCGGCCCTTGCCGTTGAGGGTGGCGAGCTTCAGGTCCGGGTTGTGCACCGAGACACCGGCCGGGGGTTGGATGTCCCCCGCGGTCACATCGCCCGGCCCCTGCTTGCGCAGGTACATGCTGACCGGCTCGTCGTGCTCGGAGCTGACGCACAGCTCCTTGATGTTCATGACGAGCTCGACCACGTCCTCCTTGACCCCGGGGATCGTGGTGAACTCGTGCAGCACACCGTCGATCTTGATCGAGGTCACCGCCGCACCCGGAATGGACGACAGCAGCGTCCGGCGCAGCGAGTTGCCCAGGGTGTAGCCGAAGCCCGGCTCCAGCGGCTCGATGGTGAACCGGGACCGGGTCTCGTTGATCGACTCCTCGGAAAGAGTCGGTCGCTGGGAGATGAGCATGTCTTCTCTTTTCTTCCGGGGCGCCCGCCATATGACGCCCACTTGAACGCTCCCGGTGGCCCGCCCCGGGGGCGGGCCACCGCGGGCGAACTCCTACTTGGAGTAGAGCTCGACGATCAGCTGCTCCTGGACCTGGGTGTCGATCACCTGGCGCGCCGGCAGCGAGTGCACCAGAATCTTCATCTGGCTCGGAATGGCCTCCAGCCACGCCGGGACACTCTTGGACCCGGCCTCGGCCTGCGCCACCAGGAACGGGGTGAGCTCCTTGCTCTTGGCCCGCACCTCGACGATGTCGTGCTCCTTGATGCGGTACGACGGGATGTCGACCTTCTTGCCGTTCACCGTGAAGTGACCGTGCTTGACCAGCTGACGGGCCATGTCCCGGGACTTGGCGTAGCCGGCCCGGTAGACCACGTTGTCCAGCCGCGACTCGAGGATCTGCAGCAGGACCTCACCGGTCTTGGCCTGCTTGGCCACCGCCTCCTCGTAGTAGCCGCGGAACTGCTTCTCCAGCACGCCGTACACGCGGCGGGCCTTCTGCTTCTCACGGAGCTGGAGCAGGTACTCCGTCTCCTTGGTGCGGCCACGGCCGTGCTGTCCGGGCGGGAACGGCCGGGACTCGAACGGGCACTTCGGGCCATCGCACTTGCTGCCCTTGAGGAACAGCTTCATCTTCTCCCGCCGGCAACGGCGGCAGTCAGCACCGGTGTAACGAGCCATCTCTCTCTAACCTCTCAGACCCGGCGACGCTTCGGCGGACGGCACCCGTTGTGCGGCTGCGGTGTCACGTCGGAGATCTGACCGACCTCCAGGCCGACGGCCTGCAGCGAACGGATGGCGGTCTCCCGGCCGGAGCCGGGACCCTTGACGAACACGTCGACCTTGCGCATGCCGTGCTCCATCGCTCGGCGCGCGGCGGCTTCGGCGGCCAGCTGCGCGGCGAACGGGGTCGACTTGCGGGAACCCTTGAAGCCGACCTGACCCGCGGAGGCCCAGGAGATGACCGCACCGGTCGGGTCCGTGATGGACACGATGGTGTTGTTGAAGGTGCTCTTGATGTGCGCCTGCCCGTGGGCGACGTTCTTGCGTTCCTTGCGCCGGACCTTCTTGACAGCGGCTCCGGCACGAGCCTTCGGTGGCATAAGTCTTCTGCGCTCCTATTACTTCCTGCCGGGCTTCTTCTTGCCGGCGACGGTCCGCTTCGGGCCCTTGCGGGTGCGGGCGTTGGTCCGCGTCCGCTGGCCACGCACGGGCAGGCCCCGGCGGTGCCGGATACCGGTGTAGCAGCCGATCTCGACCTTGCGGCGGATGTCCGCGGCGACCTCGCGGCGCAGGTCACCCTCGACCTTGTAGTTGGCCTCGATGTGGTCGCGGAGCTGCACGAGCTCCTCGTCCGTGAGGTCCCGGGCGCGCTTGTCCGGCGAGATGCCGGTGGCGGCGAGCGTCGCCAGGGCGCGGGTGCGACCCACGCCGAAGATGTAGGTAAGCGCGATCTCCATCCGCTTCTCGCGGGGGAGATCCACGCCGAGTAGACGTGCCATGTGCGGGCGTACTCCTCGTGGTTTCTGCCGGAGGTGTGGACCCGCCCCACCCCGCTACCGACCGGCCCCTGTCCTTCCGGCACCTGTCAGTGCCGGCGACCGGGATCGGTCGCTGCCCGAGCGGGCCCCGGCCTCCGACCGGGGGTCGGCCACGACGAGCTACGCGCTGCGCACTCCCGCGGCTGGGACGAGCATGTGATGTGGTTGTCAGGATCTGCGGCCCGGACCGGTGTCGACCGGCCGCGATTGTCACGACCGGCCGGTGGCTCAGCCCTGGCGCTGCTTGTGGCGCGGGTCGGTGCAGATGACCATGACCCGGCCGTGCCGGCGGATCACCCGGCACTTGTTGCAGATCCGCTTGACGCTCGGCTTGACCTTCACGGTTGCCTTACTTCCCATTTGGCCCGACTGCGCGGTGCACGCGCCCCCGGACGACGAAGACGGACACGGGACTCACCCGGCCGCCGTCAGGCTTACTTGTAGCGGTAGACGATGCGCCCTCGGGTCAGGTCGTACGGCGAGAGCTCGACGACGACCCGGTCCTCCGGCAGGATGCGGATGTAGTGCTGCCGCATCTTGCCGCTGATGTGGGCCAGCACCTTGTGACCGTTCGCGAGCTCCACGCGGAACATGGCGTTCGGCAGGGGCTCGATGACCCGGCCCTCGATCTCGATGGCTCCGTCTTTTTTCGGCATGTCCTCCGCTGTCCTGACGTCGGTTGCTCCGGACGGCCCACAACGTCTTACACGGGAAAACTGATCGAGATCAGGTGACCCGCGCCAGCCGCGGCTCCGACACCCACCGAAGCGCAGGGCAGGCATGCCGGAGTGGACGCTGTGCGCCGATCAGAAAGTGTACGCCCGCCCGCGCGCCGCCGCCAAACCGACCGGTGAACCCGGTTGGCGCGCCCCGGCGATCCGGACATTGCGCCCAGTCGAACCGCACGTTCACCACGCATGAGATCAGCCACCAGCCGCCCGGCGGAACCACCGACCGACCCGCCGACCGTCCGGCAGACCGGCCCGACCCGGGGTCAGACTGCTCCGCCGGGGAGTTCCCGATCCTTCCGCCGGGCGGCCTTCCGTTCCCGCTGGCGTGCCCGCTTCTCCCGCCGGCGCTCCCGCTCGACCGCCCAACGCGCCGGCTCACCCGACAGGATCCCGGACACGCTACGCACCAACAACACCGCACCCCACGGGCCGGCCACCCAGCCGGGCCAGAAGTAGAGCACGTCGGCGGCGAGCAGGGACGAGACCGCCCAGATGGCGACCACGACCGGGACGGCCTTCAGCCACGGCTCCCACACCCCGGCAAGCCACCGGGCAGTGGCGGAACCACCCGGGGATCCGGTCGTCCGGGCCGAGCCGCCCGACGCGGAGACGGTGGCGGCCGGCCCGCCCGGCACGGCGAGCGCCGACGTCGCCGCACCGGCCGGCGCCGGCAAGTCGACCACGAGTGCGTCGAGCTCGCCGTAGGTGCGGGCGGCGTACGCCCGCTGGAGGCGCTCGTCGTACTCGTGCAGGTCCAGCCGTCCCTCGTCTACGGCCACCCGCAACCGGTCGGCGACCAGCTGCCGGTCCTCGTCGGCGGCGCGCATCTCCTCTTGCCCCTGCATGGCTTCCAGGATGCCACCGACACACCACCCGCGCGATCCCGCGGCGCCGCGGTCGTGGGCCACTCGGCTTCTTCCCGGTGGGCGACCACGCCCTGACATGGCGGTCGCACGACCCCGGCGCACCCCAGATCGACCGTCCTCGGCCCCGACCGCGACCGCAGACCGGTGGAGTCGGGTCAGGCGGTCGGGGCGGGCTGGCGGGCAGTGACCAGGTCGCCGAGGCGTTCCCGGCCGCCGTCCGCGGCGGTGAGCACCCACACCCCGTCCGGCAGCAGTGCCATGGTGTGCTCCACGTGCACGGCCGGCGACCCGTCCCGGGTCACCACCGTCCAGCCGTCGGCCAGCTCCGCCGTCCGGGGTGAACCCAGGGTGATCATCGGCTCGATCGCGAGTGCCATGCCGGGCACCAGACGGGGCCCCTTGCCTGGACGACCGTGGTTGAGCACGTGCGGATCCTGGTGCATCTCGGTGCCGATGCCGTGGCCGCCGTACCCGTCGACGACGCCGTACCGACCGCCCTTGCGGACCGCGGTCTCGACGGCGTGGGAGATGTCGGTGAGCCGGCCCCTCCCGCTGGCCGCACCCCGGGCGGCGGCCGCGATGCCGGCCCACATGGCGTCCTCGGCCACGTCGGCCATCCGGAGCAACGCCGGATCCACCGCACCCACCGCAACGGTGATCGCCGCGTCGCCGTGCCAGCCGTCCAGTACCGCACCGCAGTCGATAGAGACGACGTCACCGTCCCGGAGCACCTGATCGGGCGACGGGATGGCGTGCACCACCTGCTCGTTGACGGAGGAGCAGATCGAGGCGGGGAAGCCGTGGTAGCCCTTGAAGGAGGGCGCGGCCCCGGCCGCGCGGATGGTCGACTCCGCGATGCCGTCGAGATCGGCGGTGCTCACGCCCGGGGCGACCGCCTCCCGCATCCGACGCAGCGCCTCGGCGACCACCAGCCCCGCGGCCCGCATCTTCTCGATCTGGTCAGGGGTCTTCAGCTGGATGTCCAGCTGGGGACGACGCATCGGGTGGTTACCTTTCTCGCCGACGAGCGCGGCGCCTCACGCGCACCTTGCTCCCCGGACGCTATCCGCCGTGGTGGGAGGTCAGCCGCCATACGAGCGCAGGGCGTCGATGGCGCGGACGGTGACGTCCTCCACCGGGCCCGTGGC
The sequence above is a segment of the Micromonospora sp. WMMA1363 genome. Coding sequences within it:
- a CDS encoding DUF1707 domain-containing protein, with product MQGQEEMRAADEDRQLVADRLRVAVDEGRLDLHEYDERLQRAYAARTYGELDALVVDLPAPAGAATSALAVPGGPAATVSASGGSARTTGSPGGSATARWLAGVWEPWLKAVPVVVAIWAVSSLLAADVLYFWPGWVAGPWGAVLLVRSVSGILSGEPARWAVERERRREKRARQRERKAARRKDRELPGGAV
- the rpsM gene encoding 30S ribosomal protein S13; the protein is MARLLGVDLPREKRMEIALTYIFGVGRTRALATLAATGISPDKRARDLTDEELVQLRDHIEANYKVEGDLRREVAADIRRKVEIGCYTGIRHRRGLPVRGQRTRTNARTRKGPKRTVAGKKKPGRK
- a CDS encoding DNA-directed RNA polymerase subunit alpha, with product MLISQRPTLSEESINETRSRFTIEPLEPGFGYTLGNSLRRTLLSSIPGAAVTSIKIDGVLHEFTTIPGVKEDVVELVMNIKELCVSSEHDEPVSMYLRKQGPGDVTAGDIQPPAGVSVHNPDLKLATLNGKGRLDMELTVERGRGYVTAAQNKQAGAEIGRIPVDSIYSPVLKVTYRVEATRVEQRTDFDRLIIDVETKPSMGPRTALASAGSTLVELFGLARELDETAEGIDIGPSPQDAQLAADLALPIEELDLTVRSYNCLKREGINSVGELIGRTEADLLDIRNFGQKSIDEVKMKLAGMGLGLKDSAPNFDPAHVVDAFGEADYDSDDYRETEQL
- the infA gene encoding translation initiation factor IF-1, with the protein product MPKKDGAIEIEGRVIEPLPNAMFRVELANGHKVLAHISGKMRQHYIRILPEDRVVVELSPYDLTRGRIVYRYK
- the map gene encoding type I methionyl aminopeptidase, which codes for MRRPQLDIQLKTPDQIEKMRAAGLVVAEALRRMREAVAPGVSTADLDGIAESTIRAAGAAPSFKGYHGFPASICSSVNEQVVHAIPSPDQVLRDGDVVSIDCGAVLDGWHGDAAITVAVGAVDPALLRMADVAEDAMWAGIAAAARGAASGRGRLTDISHAVETAVRKGGRYGVVDGYGGHGIGTEMHQDPHVLNHGRPGKGPRLVPGMALAIEPMITLGSPRTAELADGWTVVTRDGSPAVHVEHTMALLPDGVWVLTAADGGRERLGDLVTARQPAPTA
- the rpsD gene encoding 30S ribosomal protein S4, producing MARYTGADCRRCRREKMKLFLKGSKCDGPKCPFESRPFPPGQHGRGRTKETEYLLQLREKQKARRVYGVLEKQFRGYYEEAVAKQAKTGEVLLQILESRLDNVVYRAGYAKSRDMARQLVKHGHFTVNGKKVDIPSYRIKEHDIVEVRAKSKELTPFLVAQAEAGSKSVPAWLEAIPSQMKILVHSLPARQVIDTQVQEQLIVELYSK
- the rpsK gene encoding 30S ribosomal protein S11; the encoded protein is MPPKARAGAAVKKVRRKERKNVAHGQAHIKSTFNNTIVSITDPTGAVISWASAGQVGFKGSRKSTPFAAQLAAEAAARRAMEHGMRKVDVFVKGPGSGRETAIRSLQAVGLEVGQISDVTPQPHNGCRPPKRRRV
- the rpmJ gene encoding 50S ribosomal protein L36, which translates into the protein MKVKPSVKRICNKCRVIRRHGRVMVICTDPRHKQRQG